The Streptomyces capitiformicae genome contains the following window.
GAGCGAAGGCCTCCCCACCCTGGCCCTGCTCCGCTCCCGAGAACAGGCAAAATCCCGCTGGCCGAACCACGAACTCCCCACCCCCTGACGGCCGTCAGTCACACTCCCCCTGCGAGACCGCGTACCCAGGAACGGACGGCCACCGCACGGTCAGCACCACCGACTCCTCCTCCGCGACCCAGGAGTGATCCACCCCGCGCCCCCAGACGACGTAGTCGCCCTGGCGTTCCAGTACGACACTGCGGCCTGGAAAGTCGACGCGGAAGCGACCACTGATCAGCACCTGCAGAGCCGTACGCTCCTCACCCCGGACCCACTGCGCCCGCCTGTCACCACGCGGATGGACACCCCACTTGATCTCCACGGCGTCACTGTGCCGAGGATCGCCGTCCGCCTTGAAGTGCCCGAGCAGCCAGCCACGGTCCAGCGCCGCATCCTTGCTCGCATGACCCACATACACGCTGCCGTCCATGCCGCCGAAGCTAGGCCAACTCCAGGACGTACTCCAACTCCCGTCCCGCATCGCCCTCGACGGCCACCCCACTGCTCACGAACCCGACCCGCCGGTAGAAGGCCGCGGCCCGCCCGTTCCCCTCATGCACGAACAACCGCGCCCGCTCGAGCCCGACCCCA
Protein-coding sequences here:
- a CDS encoding cupin domain-containing protein; translated protein: MDGSVYVGHASKDAALDRGWLLGHFKADGDPRHSDAVEIKWGVHPRGDRRAQWVRGEERTALQVLISGRFRVDFPGRSVVLERQGDYVVWGRGVDHSWVAEEESVVLTVRWPSVPGYAVSQGECD